Part of the Fundulus heteroclitus isolate FHET01 chromosome 20, MU-UCD_Fhet_4.1, whole genome shotgun sequence genome, ATATCTTGATATGTTAGACCTACTGctactaataaaataaaactatctaAAATGAAGAGTAGTTTTGAAGTGCGTATTTCCCAAAATATACTTTTGTTGTCATTCTACTTATAAACCTGCAGGTGGCTGCTTGACAGACAAGCCACACAATGCTTGCTAAcagtagttttaaaacagcaacacattAATAGGAAAGTAATTTCGTCCATACcttaatgttttgattttattgccattttctaacacatttaGTGCCTCATGGGCTCAACACATGGGGAGCGACGTTGCTCCCTCTCCATTAATTTCCAGTTTAACATATGCAATTAGGCAACCAGCCGCTTGCCCTCCTCTAGCCAAGCAATTACCGAGATTCGTGCACACACAGGCTGGCAACACAACAGAAGAAAGTTGAATAATGTTCAACTTTTGTCACTGTCGCTTGGCACTACAGCCATTTATCTGGATCAGCCATGAGGTGCGCACTTAAAATGATGATATTCTCTATGCTGTATCCTTGTCTAAAATATAGGATGAACCTggctgcatttttcttttgtagagtAAACATGAAAGCAAGATTTCTGTCAATTCCAGATATATCTTCTGAATATTCATCCTTCTCAGTCACAgactgctttgaaaatatcaaaagccCTCCAATTTCATAACCGATAAAGTTTCTGGGAAACAAGCGATCCAACAGCGAGATTTAAAACGCTGTCATCATCGTTGTCGTGTCCCGTGTGCTGGGTCGTCGCCGTGGTGGAAATGAAAGCCAGCAGTTTGTCACTCGCTGTGTGTCGAGCCCATAAGATGTTATAAAAAAGGCTTCTGATCATTATGAAAGGTGATGAAAGTTGCTAAGGAACAAACAGATAATTATCCCCTTCACCTTGATGAAACAAATTGGTTTTCCAGGTAACAGCCAGTCATAGTCGAGCCAAAAAAAACTCTAATTTCAGTCCTGATTACATAAACTCTTATTTCCCAGTGATCCACATTCTAGAACAGACCCAGATGTGTAAATATGCTGCAGACACGTGTTCACATACCTTTCAGTTTCCAGTTCTGCTAAGTTTAAATTCATCTCAAACCCAGGGAGGCTCTTCATGTCCACGTAACCGTCTGTCTCATTCGCTGAAGACAAGACTCGACTGGGACGATCAAAAAAGTTAGCCAGTGGCGTCTGCAAGACAGGCCTCCGCTGCGGCACCTGAACGTTCTCATAGTCCGAGCTGAGGGCGCTGAGGGGAGGAACGTTCTCATAATCTGAGGTATCAGTGTTGGGGAAGGAGATAGAGCGGGGCTTGGTCAAAGGGAGAGGTACAAAAGGCACTCGGGAGCGGTCCTCGAAGGACTCCACTCGGACAACGGTCCTGTTGAGGAAGGCCACAGAGTTCCCTTTCCTTTTACTCTCTTTGTAGAACAGGAAGGTGGGTAAAGGCTCAGGTGAACCCTGAGGCTTGTTTGCTGGACGTAAATTTAGTTGTGGAGAACTACTAATGCTCTGCCTATCTAAATCCAAGCGTCTGCCGGACGTGCAATGGCTGGACTCAGGCGAGGACTTTGAAGAGGACGGCTTGGCATCTGTTCCAGACTTATGTTCCGTTTTCCACCCAAACTTAAGCAGAAAGCGCTTAATTGAGGATTTCTTTTTCCTGTCTTTTTCTGAAGAGTCTTCCCTAGTAAAAAGTGAAGGGGAACTCTTGGTGATAGGCTTCTTGGTGATATAGGAGAGCTCAAAGGGAGGAGGAATATCCATCAAAGAAGTAGGTGTGGACAGGGCACTAGATGACAAAGGAGAGCATCTGGAGAAGCTTTCAGATGAGGAACCACCATCTCTGTGTCTGTAAGAGCTTTCCTTGTAGATACACAGAGGTGTGTTGTGTCCCTCCATGGACAGGGAGCGTGGGTACAGGGATAAATACTTGGGTTTGGAATAGCTCTTATGCCGCATCGAATTTAACACCGGGCTGCTGCTTGACGCAGGTTGTCCTAATCCACTAACATAGGTCTTGTGAAGGAACTGTACTCCCCGATCCCCCATAGCCGTGGAGCTCTGATGGGACAAAGAGTGTGTTTGAATGCCAGTAGCCTTGTTATTCAAAGTAAAGTCTCTTTCAGTGCATGAACTTTGCCTTGGCTCCTCGTAAACATGCTCATCAGTAATATGATGTTCCACGTCACTGGTCTCGTCCAGAAAGGGCACAATGTGACCCTCCAGATCATCCTCGTCTTTGAAGACATCAGAGTCGTTCATGGACAGCAGCTGGCTCTCAGAGAAAGAAGACGCCATTGAGGTGTCCGTGTCCGTTGGCACCGAGATGGCAACCTGTCTGAACCTTGCCTGGCAGTCCAAATGgttcaacatgtcctccatttCATTAGCCTTATCACCGATGCCATACTCATCCTCTTCCTCAATGTTATCACATCCCACCAAATGTCCATCTTCTGTTGTTTCGTTGTATTTTCTGGCTGATACTCCAGCTCTGTTTACAGCAAAAATGCTACTTTCTGAGAGGGTAGTCGGCATGTTAATAATGTCGTCTGAACATATATAAAAAGGCTCCATGGCTCCGTGACAGGCTTGTTTGTGGTTTTTAGGAATTAAGTCATACAAACTAACCTCCAGCTGATTTTCACCCTTTTCCCTAATTTGATGGCCACACATCAACTTCAGGCTATTGCAACACCTATCAGGACTTGAGACTTTGTCTCTTTCGTGTTTTGCATCGATGTCCATCATTCTCTCGCTAAGACAGAGTCCCTTTTCATCAGTAGAAGACTCCGATAAATCATCCACGGTACTTCTGTCTCCATTTGTCCAAAGCTTTTCCTGCTTGACGGCGGAGTGGCAAGGCAACCTCTCTTCGGCACTATGAACAGAAATCTCTCCCATTGAGAGGCCATCTGTGTCAGCCAGTGCCTCACCTCCATCACAGACTTCAGCATCCATGTTGTCCGTGTCATTCATCTCCTCTACCCCCTCGGAGTCAGAAGTGAGTCTGTCGTCACTAACCCAAGGAGTTTTCAGGTGGTCGACCTCCTCTGTGAGGGCACAGTCTGCTAATTTGCAGTCCTCGTCCATGTTTTGGctttcatcttcctcctcctccttttccacCTCCGTCCGTCCACTGTTCACTGTCCCCTTCcacatagtttttaaatgtgttttgcgGTATTTGAAACTGTAGacgtttatttgtttatttccagGTGATGCGTTCACGATGACTTTGTTCAGACCATTCTGTTTCACAACTACGTCATTACCCCCTCCATAAGACGTTCCAGCATTGCCGTTACTGAACCCTCCTTGGTTGCCATTTAAAAGCACATTGACTTTAGGTTTTGGGGCTACAGAAGGTTTAGGGCCCCTGGATGCAGACATAAGAGGGGAAGGCAGCTTCAGGCTGGCGTGACGTACAAATCTTGGCGCTGGAGCCGCTGAAGGTTGGGTGCAGTCTAAAAGAACAACAGGAAAAGGAAACTGTAAGATTATTGACTTTAAAATAGCTTACAGGGTCATTTGTGTGTCGCTCCTGTGACCTAAAATGGCTGAACAACTCACAAAAGCATTGAACTTAATGGTGTGTGTCAGAGTCGTATCACTGAGATCATGGTTAAACACTTtcttgacaaaatgtgtaaaacaaacTAATTTCCTGCAGGCAATCTACTACAGTAACCACCCAGGTAGTAAAATGGTTTAGCCATCCGGAGAAAGCCAACAATGTCTGGCAAAGGTTTAGTATGAGTAATGACCCAAAATCGACCCATTTTTCGTCTCAGATCGGTGCTAGCTAAATTTAGGCTCTCAGGGTTTGTGTTATGTGAACAAGACTTGAACTCCTGAACACATAGAACCTGACCAATGTACGCTTTATAGACTACTTCTTTAACCCACATCCGGGGTTGATGCTGTTGGGACAGACATCAATTAGTTTTAACTAAACATTGTGAGCCAGTTTGTTGGGTTAGAAAGGAGACTAGAAGGAGGTTTTACAGACGACCTTTTTCATCTGGACAAACAACCTGATGGGAGTACTCTAAACCTCTTCTACAGGAGGAAATAAGAGTGTAAAATTAAGCTAAATAGTAATTTTATTGTCTGTTAGCCGTGTTAATAACTTTTGTTCACAGCAGGAACAAAAGTTAGTTAATTCAAGACAGCCTTTTAGATGCTTCATAGTGCAAGCTAGCAAGGCTCAGCATTTccattttgaccaaaaaaagtGGTCATGAGATCAATATGGACAtacaatatttaataaatagttATATGTTGAGAATTAATTTTGCAATCCCAGTCGGTTTGTCCAAAAAGTCAATATAACAATACAagattgtctttatttttatttttgtttgaaagcGATAGCTTTTATGTGCTTAGTAGCTAGCACAAGCAGCTCCTTTTGTagttatgtttaaaatgtacgctctaaataaaaaagtcaacacagacaga contains:
- the LOC118567259 gene encoding uncharacterized protein LOC118567259, whose product is MNTDCTQPSAAPAPRFVRHASLKLPSPLMSASRGPKPSVAPKPKVNVLLNGNQGGFSNGNAGTSYGGGNDVVVKQNGLNKVIVNASPGNKQINVYSFKYRKTHLKTMWKGTVNSGRTEVEKEEEEDESQNMDEDCKLADCALTEEVDHLKTPWVSDDRLTSDSEGVEEMNDTDNMDAEVCDGGEALADTDGLSMGEISVHSAEERLPCHSAVKQEKLWTNGDRSTVDDLSESSTDEKGLCLSERMMDIDAKHERDKVSSPDRCCNSLKLMCGHQIREKGENQLEVSLYDLIPKNHKQACHGAMEPFYICSDDIINMPTTLSESSIFAVNRAGVSARKYNETTEDGHLVGCDNIEEEDEYGIGDKANEMEDMLNHLDCQARFRQVAISVPTDTDTSMASSFSESQLLSMNDSDVFKDEDDLEGHIVPFLDETSDVEHHITDEHVYEEPRQSSCTERDFTLNNKATGIQTHSLSHQSSTAMGDRGVQFLHKTYVSGLGQPASSSSPVLNSMRHKSYSKPKYLSLYPRSLSMEGHNTPLCIYKESSYRHRDGGSSSESFSRCSPLSSSALSTPTSLMDIPPPFELSYITKKPITKSSPSLFTREDSSEKDRKKKSSIKRFLLKFGWKTEHKSGTDAKPSSSKSSPESSHCTSGRRLDLDRQSISSSPQLNLRPANKPQGSPEPLPTFLFYKESKRKGNSVAFLNRTVVRVESFEDRSRVPFVPLPLTKPRSISFPNTDTSDYENVPPLSALSSDYENVQVPQRRPVLQTPLANFFDRPSRVLSSANETDGYVDMKSLPGFEMNLNLAELETESCVGSWLGQARSGPVVMQLYRDKSYTGNGPSSNLRPISSPPTKKLTSASWSMEALEELQLQ